TCGTTGACTTGCTCTACTGTCAGGGCGCTGATCTTGTCTTCGATCTGCTTGCTCCAGACGAAGGTGCGGTCGAGGTCCAGGTATCTGGTCCAGCCGGCGCTGAGGGCGCTGTCTTGGGAGCGGGCGCGCTGGTTTTCCTGCAGGATGCCGGATTTGGCGCGCGCCAGTTCTTCGGCGCTGAAGCCTTCTTTCAGTACGCGCGCCAGTTCTTCCTTGACTGCCAGATCGACTTTCTCCAGGTTTTGCGGAGCGGCGATGGCTTGTACCGCGAAGCGGGCGGCGCGGCTGATGGCGCTGATTTCTACCGAGGAACCGATGCCGTAGGACAGGCCTTCTTTTTGCCGCACGCGGTCCATCAGGCGCGATTTCAGGCTGCCGCCGCCGAACAGGTAGTTGGCCACCATCATGGCCGGATAATCGGCGTCGTCGTCGCGCATATCGAGGTTCTGGCGCGCCACGTAAAAGCCGTTTTCCTTGTCCGGCGAGTTGATCACTTTCTGCATCGGCGCCACATCGAAGTTATGGCGGATAACACGCTGGTAGGGCGCAGCGCTCTTCCAGCTGCCGAACTCGTCCTGCACCACCTTAGTCACCGCGGCGACGTCGAAATCGCCGACGATCGCCAGCTCGCCTTGCGACGCGCCGTAGAAATCATGATGGAAGGCAGTGACGTCGGCCAGCTTTGCGGCCTGGATGCTGGCGATCTGCTGGGCGGTGCTTTGCGCCGCCAGCCAGTGGCCTTGCGGATACTGGTTGAAGTGCTCGGAGATGGCTTCCGCCGCCAGCGTGTTCGGCTCGTTGCGCGCAGCTTCCAGTCCGACCAGGGCTTCCTTGCGCAGGCGTTCAAATTCCGCCGGATCGAAACGCGGCTGCTTGAGCACGCTGGCAACCAGCTTCAAGGCGGCCGGCAGGTTGGCGCGGGTAGTCTGGAACTGGGTCAGGCCGCCGCTGATCTTGAGCTTGGAAAACTCGTCGGCCAGCTGTTCGCGGCTCAGTGTGGTGCTGCCGCGCATCAGCATCGCATCGGCCAGCTCGGATGCGGTCTTCTTACCGAACAGGCTCTTCTCGTCGCCCCATTTCAAATCGAGATTGACCGAGACGGTTTCGCCGCGTGTCTTCTTCGGCAGCAGCGCGACTTTCAATCCGCCTATCTGCGAACGCTGGGTACGGGTATCGATATTCGCTTGCGAAGGATCAAAAACTTCGCCGTCGGCGATGGCCTGCGCCGGTTTGTAGTCTTTCAGGACCTCGGCCAGGCCGGGTGCGGCGGGGACGTCCGCGCGTAGCGGCTGGTCTTCCGGCAGGAACAGGCCGACGGTACGGTTGTCACGTGTGAAGTAGTGTGCTGCCGCTGTCGCCACTTGTGCAGAGGTGACCTTGTTGGAGCGGTCGCGGCCGAGGAACAGCAGACGCCAGTCGCCCAGTGCAATCGTGCTGGACATGGCGACGCCGACGCGCTGGTGGTCGTTCAGCAGCTTCTCGAAAGCGTTGGCGTTGGCCAGCCGTACGCGTTCAATTTCTTCGGCAGTAGGCGGGGTCTTGGCAAATTGCTCGACGCCGTCGATCAGCGCTTGCCGCACCGGTTCGATCGGCTCGCCCTTCTTGACCACTGCTGCGATGATTTCCAGGCCAGGCGCATAGCCGGTCATTTCATAGTTGAACACCGCGGTGGCCTTGCCGGTTTCGACCAGCGACTTGTGCAGGCGGCCGTTCGGCGTATCGGCCAGGATAGAGCCGGCATACGCCAGGGCGTCGGTGTCGGCGTGCAGTTCGCTTGGGATCTTGTAGGCGACCGCGACAATCTGCACGTCGCCCTGGCGCCGTATGGTGACGCTGCGCTCGCCATCCTGGGTCGGCTCCACGGTCCAGAAGTCGCGCATCTTGCGGGTCGGCTTAGGCAGCTTGCCGAAGGCCTGGTTGACCCATGCCAGCGTGGTGGCCGGATCGAATTTGCCGGCGATCAGCAGCACCGCATTGTCGGGCTGGTAGTAGGTGCGGTAGAAAGCCTGCAGGTTTTCTATCTTGACGTTTTCGATGTCGCTGCGGTTGCCGATGGTCGGCTTGCCGTAGTTGTGCCAATCGTAGGCGACGCCTTGCAGGCGCTTGATCAGCACGCCGAACGGCGAGTTTTCGCCCTGTTCGTATTCGTTGCGTACCACCGTCATTTCACTGTCCAGGTCCTTGCGGGCGATGAAGGAGTGCAGCATGCGATCGGCTTCCATGTTGATCGCCCACTTCAGGTTGTCGTCGCCGGCCTGGAAGATTTCATAGTAGTTGGTGCGGTCGACATTGGTGGTGCCGTTGAACGACATGCCGCGCTGGCTGAAGTCCTTGGGAATCGAAGGGTGGTTTGGCGTACCCTTGAACATCAGGTGTTCCAGCAGATGCGCCATGCCGGTTTCGCCGTAGTTCTCGAAACGCGAACCGACCAGGTAGGTCATGTTGACGGTGACGGTAGGCTTGGACGCATCGGGGAACAGCAAGACTTTGAAGCCGTTGGCAAACTGGTATTCGGTGATGCCTTCGGCGGACGGCCCTTGGGTCACGCCGGCCGGCAACGCGGTGGCGGCTTCTGTGACACCGGTGAAGCCGATGCCGCAGGCCGCGGCCAGCAGGCAGGACAACAGCCGGTTTGACCAGGGACGTTTACGGAATAAATGCATGAAATTTCCGATCTGTGGAGAGGTGGATGGACAAATATACGCTAAGGGCGGATGTAAAGAATATGGATTCGGATTTTGACGGCAGGGTTGCTGTTTTCGGATAAAACAAACCTTGTTTATTTTGCCATAGAGGCAAAGGAAAAAGAGATATTTACGGGGCTAGCGCAGCAAATCCCGGCAGGCGGTTCGTGCACAATAGGCTCGAATGTCAAACGTTGCGATGGCATGCGGCCTGCATATTTTGATTGCAAAGGCAAAATTTAAGCACTATTATTGGTCCAACCAATGGACCAATAAGCGGGTTTCGCAGCAGGTTTTGCAAGAAGCGCCGCCAAGTCCGGATAAAACAACAAGGAGACAGAAGCAATGAGATTGCAAGGAAAGCGCATCCTGGTGACCGCTGCCGGCCAAGGCATAGGCCGCGCCAGCGCCCTGATGTTCGCCCGCGAAGGCGGGCAGGTGCTGGCGACCGACATCAACCCTGCCGCCCTGGAACAAACCGCCGCGCTGGCACGTGCTGCCGGCGGTGCACTCACCACCCAGCATCTCGATGTCACCGACGCCAAGGCGGTGGCTGCGCTGGCGCAAGCGGAGGCGCCGTTCGACGTGCTGTTCAATTGCGCCGGCTACGTCCACCACGGCAGCATTCTCGACTGCAGCGAAAAGGACTGGGATTTTTCCTGGAATCTCAATGTGTCCTCCATGTACCGACTGATCCAGGCGCTGTTGCCGGGCATGCTGGCGCAGGGCCGCGGCTCCATCATCAACATGGCCTCGGCAGCTTCCAGCGTGAAAGGCGTGCCGAACCGTTTTGTCTACGGCACTACCAAAGCCGCGGTGATCGGCCTGACCAAGGCGGTCGCTGCCGATTTCGTTGCCGGCGGCATCCGTTGCAACGCCATCTGCCCGGGCACCGTGGAATCGCCGTCGCTGGAAGCGCGCATCAAGGAACAGGCCCAGCTGCAAGGCAAGGAGATCGCCGAGATCCAGGCTGCATTTGTCGCCCGCCAGCCTATGGGGCGGGTCGGCAAGGCCGAAGAGATCGCAGCGCTGGCGTTGTACCTGGCCTCCGACGAATCCTCATTTACCACCGGCGCCATCCACCTGATCGATGGCGGCTGGTCCAATTGACCCTGATTCATTCCAATTGAATACGAACCTGATAGTTGATTAACCAGGACTAGGAAAGCGAAGCCATGAAGTTGTTGAGATACGGCCCCAAGGGCCAGGAAAAGCCCGGCGTGCTGGATATGCAGGGACGCGTGCGCGACTTGTCCGGTGTGGTGGCGGATATCGCCGGCCACTGGCTGGCGCCCGCGGAGCTGGATAAATTGCGGACTCTGGACCTGGAGCGCCTGCCGCTGGTGGATGGCACGCCGCAGCAGGGTTTGCGCCTCGGCCCCTGCGTGGGGGCGGTCGGCAAGTTCATCTGCATCGGCTTGAACTATTCCGATCACGCCGCAGAATCGGGCATGGAAGTACCCAAGGAACCGGTGGTGTTCAATAAGTGGACCAGCGCCATCTGCGGCCCGGACGACGATGTCGAAATCCCGCGCGGCGCGCTGAAGACCGACTGGGAAGTGGAGCTGGGCGTGGTGATCGGCGCCGGCGGCCGCTATATCGAGGAAGCGGACGCCCTCAAGCATGTCGCCGGCTATTGCGTCATCAACGATGTCTCCGAGCGCCAGTACCAGCTGGAACTGGGCGGTACCTGGGACAAGGGCAAGGGCTGCGACACTTTCGGTCCGCTCGGCCCCTGGCTGGTGACCGCCGATGAAGTGGCGGATCCGCACGCGTTGAATTTGTGGCTGGAGGTGGATGGCCATCGCTATCAGAACGGCAATACCGCCACCATGGTGTTCCGGGTGCCGGCGCTGGTCAGCTACCTGAGTCGTTTCATGAGCCTGCAGCCGGGCGATGTGATTTCCACCGGGACGCCGCCGGGCGTCGGCCTCGGGCAAAAGCCGCCGCTCTATCTGCGCGCGGGCCAGGTGATGCGGCTGGGCATCGATGGCTTGGGCGAGCAGCGCCAGCGCACCATCTCACTTTGACCAGGAAGAGCACCACGATGACCACAATTCGCTCGATACGCGTACTGGATGTGCGTTTCCCTACCTCGCAAATGCTGGATGGCTCGGACGCCATGAATCCCGATCCCGATTATTCCGCCGCCTACGTGATCCTGGAAACCGACCAGCCAGGCCTGGAAGGCCACGGCCTGACCTTCACCATCGGCCGCGGCAATGAAATCTGCTGTGCCGCCATCAAGGCCATGGAGCACCTGGTGGTCGGCCTCAAGCTGGACTGGATCAGCGCCGACATGGGGCGCTTCTGGCGCCACATCACCTCCGACAGCCAGCTGCGCTGGATCGGCCCGGACAAGGGCGCCATCCACCTGGCCACCGGCGCCGTGGTCAATGCGGTCTGGGATCTGTGGGCCAAGGCCGAAGGCAAGCCGCTGTGGCAGCTGGTGACCGACATGTCGCCCGAAGAACTGGTGCGCGCCATCGATTTCCGCTACCTGACCGACTGCATCACGCCCGAAGAGGCGCTGGCGTTGCTGCGCGCCCAGGAGCCGGGCAAGGCCGAGCGCATCCGTTCGCTGCAGCAGGAAGGCTATCCCTGCTACACCACCTCGGCCGGCTGGCTGGGTTATGAAGATGCCAAGTTGCGGCGCCTGTGCCAAGAGGCCATAGACAGCGGCTTCAACCATATCAAGCTCAAGGTCGGGCGCGACCTGGCCGACGATATCCGCCGCGTCACCATCGCCCGCGAGGTGATCGGCCAGGATCGGCAACTGATGATCGACGCTAACCAGGTGTGGGAAGTCGACCAGGCCATCGCCTGGGTCAATCAGCTGGCTTTTGCCAAGCCCTGGTTCATTGAAGAGCCGACCAGCCCGGACGATGTCGAAGGACACCGCAAGATCCGCGAAGGCATAGGCGCGGTCAAGATCGCCACCGGCGAAATGTGCCAGAACCGTATCATTTTCAAGCAGTTCATCATGCGCGGCGCCATCGACGTGGTGCAGATCGATTCCTGCCGCCTGGGCGGGGTCAACGAAATCCTGGCGGTGCTGCTGATGGCGGCCAAATACAAATTGCCGGTATGTCCGCATGCCGGCGGCGTCGGCTTGTGCGAGTATGTGCAGCATCTGTCGATGATCGACTATGTGTGCATATCCGGCAGCAAGGAAGGGCGGGTGACGGAGTATGTCGACCACCTGCATGAGCATTTTGTCGATCCTTGCGTGATCCGGGACGCCAACTACATGCCGCCTACCGCACCGGGGTTTTCGATTACGATGAAGCCGGAATCGCTGGAGAAATACCAGTTCCGGGCTTGAGCAGGCAAGGCTGCCGGTTGGAATTTGCCGGCAGTTGTTCTATAAAGAATATGTGAAAAAATAACTATAAAAATGGAGATGGCACGGTGGACTTACATTTAGCAGGAAAAGTGGTGATCGTCACCGGCGGCGGCGCCGGCATCGGCGGCGCGATTTCGCTGCAGCTGGCGGCCGAAGGCGCGATTCCCGTCATCCTGGGAAAAAGCCAGCCGGCGCCGGAATTCAAGACGGCGCTGCTGGCCCTGCAGGACAAGGCGCGCATCATCCAGCTCGACCTGATGGACGAGGACAAGTGCCGGCTGGCGGTGGCGCAAACCGTGGCGGAATTCGGCCATCTCGACGGCCTGGTGAACAACGCCGGCATCAATGACAACATCGGCCTCGATGCGGGCCGCGCGGCCTTCGTCGAATCGCTGGAAAAGAACCTGATCCACTACTACACCATGGCGCATTACTGCGTGCCGCATCTGAAAGCCAGCCGCGGCGCCATCGTCAACATCTCCTCAAAAACCGCAGTGACCGGGCAGGGCAACACCAGCGGCTATTGCGCCGCCAAGGGCGGCCAGCTTTCCCTGACGCGCGAATGGGCGGCGGCGCTGGCGAACGACGGGGTGCGGGTGAACGCCTTGATCCCGGCGGAAGTAATGACGCCGCTGTACCGCAACTGGATTGCCAGCTTCGACCATCCCGAGGAAAAGCTGGCTGCCATCACCGGCAAGATCCCGCTCGGCAAGCGCCTGACCACGGCGGAAGAGATTGCCGATACGGCGGTGTTCCTGTTGTCGCCGCGCGCCTCGCATACCACCGGGCAGTGGGTGTACGTGGATGGCGGTTACAGCCATCTGGACAGGGCTTTGACCTGACGCGGCCCGGCCTGATACGACTCGACAGGGGGCAGGCGCTTGCACGCACCTTGATAGATTGATTTAACGCGACCGGCCTTGCTGCCAGCCGTGCATCATGAGAGTAGATATGCAGCAATCAGAAAACCCGGGCGAAGACAGGCAGGCCGAGGCCGCGCCGTCGGACTACATCATTTCCCTGGAAAACGTCACCAAGCGCTTCCCCGGCGTGCTCGCGCTGGACAACTGCCGTTTCGACCTGCAGCGCGGCGAAGTGCATGCGCTGATGGGGGAAAACGGCGCCGGCAAATCGACCTTGATGAAAGTGCTGGCGGGCGTCTACCCCAAGGATAGCGGCGAGATCCGCATCGAAGGGCATCTGGTGGAGATCCCCACTCCGCGCGCGGCGCAGGCGCTGGGCATAGGCATCATCCATCAGGAACTGAACCTGATGAACCACCTGACCGCGGCGCAAAACATTTTCATCGGCCGTGAGCCGCGCGGCCGTTTCGGCATGTTTCTCGACGAAGAAGCGCTGAACCGTAAAACGCGCGAAATCTTCAAGCGCATGCGCCTGGATCTCGATCCTGCCACGCTGGTGAGCGAGCTGACCGTGGCCAAGCAGCAGATGGTGGAAATCGCCAAGGCCTTGTCCTTCGATTCGCGCGTGCTGATCATGGATGAACCGACCGCGGCGCTCAATAATGCGGAAATAGAGGACCTGTTCCGCATCATCCGGCAACTGCAGTCGCATGGCGTCGGCATCATCTACATCTCGCACAAGATGGACGAATTGCGGCAAATCTCCAACCGCGTCACGGTCATGCGCGACGGCCAGTACATCGCCACCGTGCCTACCGCCACCACTTCCATGGAAACCATCATCGGCATGATGGTAGGGCGCCAGATCGACAACAGCGGACCGCAGGTGCCCGACACTTCCGGCAACGAGATCGTGCTGGAGGTCAAAGGCCTGCAGCGCGGCGCCTTTATCAAGGATGTGAATTTCAGCCTGCGCAAAGGCGAGATCCTCGGCTTTGCCGGCTTGATGGGGGCCGGCCGCACTGAGGTTGCGCGTGCCGTCTTCGGCGCCGACCGCATCGATGCCGGCGAGATTCTGGTGCACGGCGCCAAGGTATCGATCAGGTCGCCCAGGGATGCTGTGGCGCACGGCATCGGCTACCTGTCGGAAGACCGCAAGCATTTCGGCCTGGCTACCGGGCTGGACGTCAAGACCAATGTCGCCATGTCCAGCATGAACCGGTTCCTGAGCCAGGGTTTGTTCCTGGATCAGGCGGCAATCCGCGCTACTGCCCAGGGTTACGTGCGCCAGCTCAGCATCAAGACGCCCTCGGTCGACCAGCCGGTACGCCTGCTGTCTGGCGGCAACCAGCAAAAGATCGTGATCGCCAAATGGCTGCTGCGCGATTGCGATATCCTGTTTTTCGACGAACCCACGCGCGGCATCGATATCGGCGCCAAGAGCGAAATCTACAAGCTGCTGAACAGCCTGGCGGAGCAGGGCAAGGCGATTGTCATGATTTCCTCGGAGTTGCCGGAAGTGCTGCGCATGAGCCATCGCATCGTAGTCATGTGCGAGGGCCGCATCACCGGCGAACTGTCGGCCGCCGAAGCTTCGCAGGAAAAGATCATGCAGCTGGCGACATTGCGCGACGATAAACGCGACGGCCAGCGCACGGCCCAAGCTGCCTGACACCCGAATCACTTACCTACGATGAAAACCACCATGGCAAATACCCAGAATCCCGCGTCGCAGGCACAGCAGCCCGGCCAGGGCGCGCTCGCGGCTCTCAAGGCCAAGATCTTCCATCCCGCCACGCGGCAGAAGCTGCTGGCGTTCGCCAGCCTGCTGGCATTGCTGGTGTTTTTCAGCTTTGCCTCCTCCAATTTCCTTGAGATCGACAACCTGGTCAGCATCCTGCAGTCGACCGCCGTCAACGGCGTGCTGGCGATTGCCTGCACCTTCGTCATCATCACTGCCGGCATCGACCTGTCGGTAGGCACGCTGATGACCTTCTGCGCGGTCATGGCCGGCGTCTTCCTGACCTATATGGGATTGCCGATCTATGTCGGCATCGCCGCCGCCATTTTCTTCGGCGCCCTGTGCGGCTGGATTTCCGGCGTGCTGGTGGCCAAGCTCAAGATTCCCCCTTTCATCGCCACGCTGGGCATGATGATGCTGCTCAAGGGTTTGTCGCTGGTGATTTCCGGCACCAAGCCGATCTATTTCAACGATACGCCGGGCTTCTCGGCCATCTCGCAGGATTCATTGATCGGCAGCCTGATTCCGGCGCTGCCGATTCCTAACGCCGTGCTCATCCTGTTCCTGGTGGCGATCGCCGCCGGCGTGATTCTCACCAAGACCATCTTCGGCCGCTATACCTTTGCGCTGGGCAGCAATGAAGAAGCGTTGCGGCTGTCGGGCGTCAACGTCGATTTCTGGAAGGTGGCGATCTATACTTTCAGCGGCGCCATCTGCGGCATCGCCGGCCTGCTGATCGCATCGCGCCTGAATTCGGCGCAGCCGGCGCTGGGGCAGGGCTACGAGCTGGATGCGATCGCAGCGGTGGTGATCGGCGGCACTTCGCTGTCGGGCGGCACAGGCACCATCCTCGGCACCATCATCGGCGCCTTCATCATGAGCGTGCTGATCAACGGCCTGCGCATGATGTCGGTGGCGCAGGAATGGCAAACCGTGGTGACCGGCGTCATCATCATCCTGGCGGTGTACATGGATATCCTGCGCCGCCGGCGCCAGTGAAAAAAAACGAGCATCAAGAAAAGAGCATGAACAGGTTTTGTACGTGTACATGAAGTTCCGGGCAAGCGCAGCCAAGCCCGTCGTTGATAACCATAGAGGAGACTTGAAATGATAAAGAGAAGAGCAGTGAACATTGCCATCGGCCTGGCGCTTGCGCTGGGATTCAGCGCCGCGGCGACAGCGGATGAAGTATATATTCCGCTGATTTCCAAGGGCTTCCAGCATCAATTCTGGCAGGCAGTGAAGTCCGGCGCCGAGCAGGCTGCCAAGGATCTCAATGTCAAGGTATCGTTCGAAGGCCCGGAAACCGAAGCCATGGTCGACAAGCAGATCGACATGCTGTCGGCAGCCTTGGCCAAGAAGCCGAAGGCGATCGGCTTCGCCGCGCTGGACAGCAAGGCCGCCTTGCCATTGCTGAAGAAGGCGCAGGCCGCGCACATCCCGATTGTCGCGTTTGACTCGGGCGTAGACAGCGACATCCCGGTGACCACTGCCGCCACCGACAACAAGGCGGCAGCAGCGCTGGCGGCCGACAAGATGGCTGAACTGATCGGCAAGGAAGGCGAAGTGGCGGTGGTGGCGCATGACCAGACCAGCCGCACAGGCATCGATCGTCGCGACGGTTTCGTCGAGCGCATGAAAGCCTATCCCAAGATCAAGATCGTCAGCATCCAGTACGGCGCCGGCGACCAGCTGAAGTCGACTGAGATCACCAAGTCCATCCTGCAAGCCTATCCGCACCTGAAGGGCGCTTTCGGCACCAATGAAGGCTCGGCCATCGGCGTGCTCAACGGCGTCAAGGAAATGAAGCGCAAGCTGGTGATCGTCGGCTACGACTCCGGCAAGCAGCAGAAAGACGCAATCCGCGACGGCAGCATGGCCGGCGCCATCACGCAAAACCCGGTCGGCATCGGCTACAAGACCGTGGAAGCTGCGGTCAAGGCGCTCAAGGGCGAGAAGCTGCCTAAGGTGATCGACACCGGCTTCTACTGGTACGACAAGAGCAACATCAGCGACCCCAAGATTGCTGCCGTGCTTTACGACTGATCTTTCAGGCTCCATCACGGGCCACAGCCAATAGGCGGTGGCCCGGCAATCCAGTGCAATAGCAGACTCCCGTGACGGGTGCTGCCGGTAGCTGGCGTCATCGACGCCAATGCCGGTTGCGATCTGCTGCGCGCTGGGATCATGCATCAGGCTTCTAACGAAGGTTCGACTCTATCTCCGGTGCTGAGAGGAGGGCGGTCGGACAAAATTTAACTATAACGGGGACTCAACATGAAAAAACTTACATTGCAGTGCATGCAGGCGGCGGCAGCCACTGTGCTGATCGGCGCTGCCTGCAGCCAGGCGCAGGCACAGACCAGCGTCACCATCTACGGCCGGGTCGATGCCGGCGTCGATTACCAAAGCAGCGTCGCCCTGAAAGACGCCAGCGGCAACTTGACCGGCCAGACCGGCAGCAAGCTGGCGGCTTCCGGCAACCAGTGGGGCACCAGCATGATCGGCTTCAAGGGTACCGAGGACCTGGGCGGCGGCCTGGGCGCCTTCTTCCTGCTGGAATCCGGCTTCGACGCCACCAAGGGCACCACCAACGGCAGCGCCTTGTTCAATCGGCGTTCGTACGTCGGCCTGAACGGCGGCGCCGGTTCGATCAAGTTCGGCAAGAACCTGTTCATCGTCAACGACGTCTGGTACCTCGATCCGACCGGCCAGCAATTCATGGGCACCGCCAGCCTGGTCAAGGGCCGCAACTGGCCTGGCGCCAACAACGTCATCGAATACCAGACGCCGACCTGGAGCGGCTTCAACGCCACCGCCCAGACCAGCCTGGGCGAAAAAGCCGGTTCCACCAAGAATGGCCGCAGCGATGGCATCTCCCTGGTGTACACCAACGGCGGTCTTGAACTGCGCGGCATTTATGACGTGATCCGCGACACCAATGGCCGCTATACCGATGTCTACACGGCGTCCAAGGATCTGATCGTGGGCGGCACTTACACGATAGATCAGCTGAAGCTGTTTGCCGGCTACGAGAATATCTCTGCTCCGGATACCGCCGCGCCCACTGCGCCCGACAAGCTGAATCACTACTGGATAGGCGCCAACTACGCAGTGACGCCGGCCCTGACCCTGATCGGCGGCGCCTTCCACGCCAAGCTCAACCATGACGCCGGCAGCGCCAGCCTGTTCATGGTTGGCGCCAATTACAACCTGTCGAAACGTACGCTGTTGTACGCGGCCGTCGGCACGGTGCGCAACAAAGGCAATGCCGACTTTGGCACCGAGTTCGACAATCCTTTGCCGGGACATGCGCAGAATGGCGGCTATGCCGGTATCAGCCATTCGTTCTAAGGCATAAGTCGCGGGTCTTGCTAGCGTCTCGCCGATCTTGCCGGATCTCCGAGGTTGAGGCAGCAGTTACAGCAATGTCGCTGTTGCCTCTTTTTTTGATTGCATTCAGCCTCTGGCCCGGGCATGGATGGTGCGGACGTTGAAGAAATTTTCAAATCGGGGCTGCTACATAACTGGAGACGAGCGTCATGACGAAAAGAAAAAATGCTGAATTTCTTCCTGCTGTCGCTGCAACGATCACATCGGCTAAAGGCGTACCGGCCAATCCCTCGCGGCGCAAATTGCTGAGCCAGATGACGGCGCTGGCGGCATCGCCGCTGGTGGCCGCTTGCGGCGGCGGCAGTGCCGACAGTCCCAATGCAGCGATTGCGTCTGCCACCCCCAAGGCCAGTAGCAAAGCCGATCTGCCCGGCATAGCGCGGACCGCGCCGATCGCCGGCAACGCCAGCCAGAACCTGTTCTACCAGGCTGCCGGCAACGACTGGGCCAGCACCTGGCTGCCGATCGGCAATGGCCGCGCAGGCGCCATGCTGGCGGGCGGCGTGCTGCTGGAGCAGATGCAATTCAATGAGCAGAGTTTGTGGACCGGCACCAACAATTATGATGGCGCTGACTATGGCGATCCCTTCGGCAGCTATCAGAACTTCGGCAACCTTTCTCTGTCCTTGGGCGCCAGCCTGCCGCCGGCGATCACTTCGCCGAATGTCAGCGCCAGCGCTTCCAGTGCAGGCGAGGGCATCTTGTCCACCGTTGACGGCAATCTCAGCAGCAAGTGGTGCATCGT
The sequence above is a segment of the Collimonas sp. PA-H2 genome. Coding sequences within it:
- a CDS encoding pitrilysin family protein, which translates into the protein MHLFRKRPWSNRLLSCLLAAACGIGFTGVTEAATALPAGVTQGPSAEGITEYQFANGFKVLLFPDASKPTVTVNMTYLVGSRFENYGETGMAHLLEHLMFKGTPNHPSIPKDFSQRGMSFNGTTNVDRTNYYEIFQAGDDNLKWAINMEADRMLHSFIARKDLDSEMTVVRNEYEQGENSPFGVLIKRLQGVAYDWHNYGKPTIGNRSDIENVKIENLQAFYRTYYQPDNAVLLIAGKFDPATTLAWVNQAFGKLPKPTRKMRDFWTVEPTQDGERSVTIRRQGDVQIVAVAYKIPSELHADTDALAYAGSILADTPNGRLHKSLVETGKATAVFNYEMTGYAPGLEIIAAVVKKGEPIEPVRQALIDGVEQFAKTPPTAEEIERVRLANANAFEKLLNDHQRVGVAMSSTIALGDWRLLFLGRDRSNKVTSAQVATAAAHYFTRDNRTVGLFLPEDQPLRADVPAAPGLAEVLKDYKPAQAIADGEVFDPSQANIDTRTQRSQIGGLKVALLPKKTRGETVSVNLDLKWGDEKSLFGKKTASELADAMLMRGSTTLSREQLADEFSKLKISGGLTQFQTTRANLPAALKLVASVLKQPRFDPAEFERLRKEALVGLEAARNEPNTLAAEAISEHFNQYPQGHWLAAQSTAQQIASIQAAKLADVTAFHHDFYGASQGELAIVGDFDVAAVTKVVQDEFGSWKSAAPYQRVIRHNFDVAPMQKVINSPDKENGFYVARQNLDMRDDDADYPAMMVANYLFGGGSLKSRLMDRVRQKEGLSYGIGSSVEISAISRAARFAVQAIAAPQNLEKVDLAVKEELARVLKEGFSAEELARAKSGILQENQRARSQDSALSAGWTRYLDLDRTFVWSKQIEDKISALTVEQVNEAFRKHIDPSKLSVVMARDEVKAKAATAVAAKQ
- a CDS encoding fumarylacetoacetate hydrolase family protein, with product MKLLRYGPKGQEKPGVLDMQGRVRDLSGVVADIAGHWLAPAELDKLRTLDLERLPLVDGTPQQGLRLGPCVGAVGKFICIGLNYSDHAAESGMEVPKEPVVFNKWTSAICGPDDDVEIPRGALKTDWEVELGVVIGAGGRYIEEADALKHVAGYCVINDVSERQYQLELGGTWDKGKGCDTFGPLGPWLVTADEVADPHALNLWLEVDGHRYQNGNTATMVFRVPALVSYLSRFMSLQPGDVISTGTPPGVGLGQKPPLYLRAGQVMRLGIDGLGEQRQRTISL
- a CDS encoding L-fuconate dehydratase encodes the protein MTTIRSIRVLDVRFPTSQMLDGSDAMNPDPDYSAAYVILETDQPGLEGHGLTFTIGRGNEICCAAIKAMEHLVVGLKLDWISADMGRFWRHITSDSQLRWIGPDKGAIHLATGAVVNAVWDLWAKAEGKPLWQLVTDMSPEELVRAIDFRYLTDCITPEEALALLRAQEPGKAERIRSLQQEGYPCYTTSAGWLGYEDAKLRRLCQEAIDSGFNHIKLKVGRDLADDIRRVTIAREVIGQDRQLMIDANQVWEVDQAIAWVNQLAFAKPWFIEEPTSPDDVEGHRKIREGIGAVKIATGEMCQNRIIFKQFIMRGAIDVVQIDSCRLGGVNEILAVLLMAAKYKLPVCPHAGGVGLCEYVQHLSMIDYVCISGSKEGRVTEYVDHLHEHFVDPCVIRDANYMPPTAPGFSITMKPESLEKYQFRA
- a CDS encoding SDR family oxidoreductase — its product is MDLHLAGKVVIVTGGGAGIGGAISLQLAAEGAIPVILGKSQPAPEFKTALLALQDKARIIQLDLMDEDKCRLAVAQTVAEFGHLDGLVNNAGINDNIGLDAGRAAFVESLEKNLIHYYTMAHYCVPHLKASRGAIVNISSKTAVTGQGNTSGYCAAKGGQLSLTREWAAALANDGVRVNALIPAEVMTPLYRNWIASFDHPEEKLAAITGKIPLGKRLTTAEEIADTAVFLLSPRASHTTGQWVYVDGGYSHLDRALT
- a CDS encoding SDR family oxidoreductase, giving the protein MRLQGKRILVTAAGQGIGRASALMFAREGGQVLATDINPAALEQTAALARAAGGALTTQHLDVTDAKAVAALAQAEAPFDVLFNCAGYVHHGSILDCSEKDWDFSWNLNVSSMYRLIQALLPGMLAQGRGSIINMASAASSVKGVPNRFVYGTTKAAVIGLTKAVAADFVAGGIRCNAICPGTVESPSLEARIKEQAQLQGKEIAEIQAAFVARQPMGRVGKAEEIAALALYLASDESSFTTGAIHLIDGGWSN
- a CDS encoding sugar ABC transporter ATP-binding protein; its protein translation is MQQSENPGEDRQAEAAPSDYIISLENVTKRFPGVLALDNCRFDLQRGEVHALMGENGAGKSTLMKVLAGVYPKDSGEIRIEGHLVEIPTPRAAQALGIGIIHQELNLMNHLTAAQNIFIGREPRGRFGMFLDEEALNRKTREIFKRMRLDLDPATLVSELTVAKQQMVEIAKALSFDSRVLIMDEPTAALNNAEIEDLFRIIRQLQSHGVGIIYISHKMDELRQISNRVTVMRDGQYIATVPTATTSMETIIGMMVGRQIDNSGPQVPDTSGNEIVLEVKGLQRGAFIKDVNFSLRKGEILGFAGLMGAGRTEVARAVFGADRIDAGEILVHGAKVSIRSPRDAVAHGIGYLSEDRKHFGLATGLDVKTNVAMSSMNRFLSQGLFLDQAAIRATAQGYVRQLSIKTPSVDQPVRLLSGGNQQKIVIAKWLLRDCDILFFDEPTRGIDIGAKSEIYKLLNSLAEQGKAIVMISSELPEVLRMSHRIVVMCEGRITGELSAAEASQEKIMQLATLRDDKRDGQRTAQAA